From a single Pleurodeles waltl isolate 20211129_DDA chromosome 8, aPleWal1.hap1.20221129, whole genome shotgun sequence genomic region:
- the SLITRK6 gene encoding SLIT and NTRK-like protein 6, whose product MEVWIVILFSIVVAYASPEALPSSGSCDALCSCEEKDSVLFVNCEERGINKLSQIQVPPSLPFHLSLLNNGISQLHVNEFSGLTNLISLHLGFNNIVDIEPGAFNGLSLLKQLHINHNSLEILKEDTFQGLENLEFLQADNNFITEIESSAFSKLNRLKVLILNDNAIEFLPANIFRFVPLTHLDLRGNQLQTLPYVGFLEHIGRILDLQLEDNKWACNCELLQLKTWLENMPPQSIIGEVVCYSPPILKGSMLSRLKKEAMCTTDPINELEDPSGLLPMVVTASANDGKMASKAIPVPKSPTKVPPLVPHVTKPATQLPGAYCPVPCHCTSHIHSGLLIHCQERNIESLSDLGPPPLNPRKFILAGNIIQTVLKSDLVEYASLEMLHLGNNRIEIIEEGSFVNLTKLQKLYLNGNHLTKLSHSLFLGLLQLEYLYLEYNAIKEILPGTFNTMPKLKVLYLNNNLLHNLPANIFSGVPLARLYLRTNQFAHLPVSNVLDELDLLVQIELEDNPWDCTCDLVGLKQWIQKLGKSTMMNDILCKTPAALAKRELKTLNNEVLCPGLSNNPILPTHASYVVVSIPATTTSSAGSIFRSITDYVPLSVLILGLLILFIAIVFCAAGIIVLVLHRRRRHRKKQTEEQLRENSPVRLQYSMYGHKMTHHTTERPGSALYEQRIISPAVHVYQSPPFSPKHTAHEEEAEEKDPNDPKHLRKSLMERENDSPLTGSNHKFKAEDQSAEFLSFQDASSLYRNILEKERELQQLGITEYLRKNIAQLQPELDARYPRTREELKLMETFMYSRPRKVLVEQTKNEYFELKANLHSEPDYLEILEQQT is encoded by the coding sequence ATGGAGGTGTGGATTGTTATACTTTTCTCCATTGTGGTCGCTTATGCCTCCCCCGAAGCCTTGCCAAGCAGTGGATCCTGTGACGCACTATGTTCCTGCGAGGAAAAAGACAGCGTACTATTTGTAAATTGTGAAGAAAGAGGTATCAACAAGTTGTCCCAAATACAAGTGCCACCTTCGCTACCCTTTCATCTCAGTTTATTGAACAATGGCATAAGCCAACTACATGTCAATGAATTTTCCGGCCTTACTAACCTCATCTCGTTGCACCTTGGATTCAACAACATTGTCGATATTGAGCCAGGAGCTTTCAATGGTTTGAGCCTTCTTAagcagcttcacataaatcacaattCTTTGGAAATTCTAAAAGAAGATACATTTCAAGGATTGGAAAACCTTGAGTTTCTTCAAGCTGACAACAACTTTATCACGGAGATCGAGTCAAGTGCTTTTAGCAAGCTCAACAGGCTTAAAGTTCTTATCCTGAACGATAATGCCATTGAGTTCCTCCCGGCAAATATCTTCCGCTTCGTGCCACTGACCCACTTAGATCTTCGAGGAAATCAGCTTCAGACACTACCCTACGTAGGATTTTTAGAGCACATTGGTAGAATACTGGATCTTCAGCTCGAAGACAATAAGTGGGCCTGTAATTGTGAGCTGCTGCAGCTGAAAACCTGGCTGGAAAATATGCCCCCACAGTCAATAATAGGCGAAGTGGTTTGCTACAGCCCACCCATTCTGAAGGGAAGCATGCTAAGTCGACTGAAAAAGGAAGCAATGTGTACCACAGATCCAATCAATGAACTGGAAGATCCTTCTGGGCTATTGCCAATGGTTGTAACTGCATCTGcaaatgatggaaaaatggcaAGCAAAGCCATACCAGTCCCAAAATCTCCAACAAAGGTGCCACCTTTGGTTCCTCATGTCACAAAGCCAGCAACACAGCTTCCAGGAGCGTACTGTCCAGTGCCATGCCATTGTACAAGCCATATTCACTCAGGTCTTTTAATACATTGCCAAGAGAGAAACATTGAAAGCTTGTCAGACTTAGGGCCACCACCTCTTAACCCCAGAAAGTTTATTCTGGCGGGAAATATTATCCAGACTGTTCTAAAATCAGATCTTGTGGAATATGCATCTTTGGAAATGCTTCATTTAGGCAACAATCGCATTGAAATAATTGAAGAAGGGTCATTTGTGAATCTCACCAAGCTGCAAAAGCTTTACCTGAATGGAAATCACTTGACAAAACTGAGTCATAGTCTCTTCCTTGGTCTATTACAGCTTGAATATTTGTATCTTGAGTACAATGCGATCAAAGAAATATTACCAGGAACATTTAATACAATGCCCAAATTAAAGGTTCTTTACCTGAACAATAACCTCCTGCATAATTTGCCTGCAAATATTTTTTCTGGAGTTCCACTGGCTCGATTATACCTAAGAACTAACCAATTTGCACATTTGCCTGTTAGCAATGTTTTGGATGAACTGGACTTGCTGGTCCAGATTGAACTTGAGGATAACCCCTGGGACTGCACATGTGATTTAGTAGGCCTAAAGCAATGGATACAAAAACTGGGCAAAAGCACAATGATGAACGACATTTTATGTAAAACCCCAGCAGCATTAGCAAAAAGGGAATTAAAAACTCTAAACAATGAAGTTTTATGCCCAGGCCTGTCAAACAATCCAATCCTGCCGACACACGCAAGTTATGTGGTTGTGTCAATTCCAGCTACAACAACCAGCAGCGCTGGCAGCATTTTTCGGTCCATTACAGACTATGTGCCACTCTCCGTTTTAATACTTGGCCTGCTTATTCTGTTCATAGCAATTGTATTTTGTGCAGCTGGAATAATTGTTCTTGTTCTACACCGACGAAGAAGacacagaaagaaacaaacagAAGAGCAACTGCGGGAGAATAGTCCCGTTCGCCTCCAGTACAGTATGTATGGCCATAAAATGACCCACCATACAACAGAGCGACCAGGATCAGCACTCTATGAGCAACGCATCATTAGCCCTGCCGTTCATGTGTACCAGAGTCCACCCTTCAGCCCAAAGCATACAGCCCATGAGGAAGAAGCCGAAGAAAAAGACCCAAATGACCCAAAGCATCTCCGCAAGAGTCTGATGGAAAGAGAGAATGATTCCCCACTCACAGGTTCAAACCACAAGTTCAAGGCTGAGGACCAGTCAGCAGAGTTTCTCTCGTTTCAAGATGCAAGCTCATTGTACAGAAACATCCTTGAAAAAGAAAGGGAACTTCAGCAGCTTGGCATCACCGAATACTTAAGGAAAAACATAGCTCAGCTGCAGCCTGAACTTGACGCCCGCTATCCTAGAACACGAGAGGAACTGAAGTTAATGGAGACATTTATGTATTCCAGGCCTCGAAAAGTCTTGGTGGAACAGACTAAGAATGAATATTTTGAACTTAAAGCCAACTTGCATTCTGAGCCTGACTATTTGGAAATTTTGGAACAGCAAACATAA